A single genomic interval of Sebastes umbrosus isolate fSebUmb1 chromosome 11, fSebUmb1.pri, whole genome shotgun sequence harbors:
- the si:dkey-262k9.2 gene encoding uncharacterized protein si:dkey-262k9.2 isoform X2, which yields MAPTEHLKMMRLLFLCLLLLLPAATAVSEEIEGSADDLDDDDEDMFVQKIEQELHNQGADKTTGVEESPSQLTLIIIIVAVVVLTLSGAAIVTTLLVRRHMKNRERGIYFVPTEQDQKGAV from the exons CATTTGAAGATGATGCGATTGCTGTTcctgtgtctgctgctgctgctgccagctgcTACTG ctgTTTCAGAGGAGATCGAAGGATCCGCTGATG atctggatgatgatgatgaggatatGTTTGTGCAAAAGATAGAACAAG AGCTTCACAACCAAGGTGCAGATAAAACTACAGGTGTAGAAGAATCGCCAA GTCAGCTCACCCTGATTATCATCATCGTAGCTGTGGTTGTGTTGACTCTTTCAGGCGCTGCAATAGTCA CCACACTGTTAGTAAGACGCCACATGAAGAATCGGGAGCGAGG gatCTACTTCGTGCCTACAGAGCAGGACCAGAAAGGGGCTGTCTAG
- the si:dkey-262k9.2 gene encoding uncharacterized protein si:dkey-262k9.2 isoform X1: MAPTEHLKMMRLLFLCLLLLLPAATAVSEEIEGSADDLDDDDEDMFVQKIEQDQSAELHNQGADKTTGVEESPSQLTLIIIIVAVVVLTLSGAAIVTTLLVRRHMKNRERGIYFVPTEQDQKGAV; the protein is encoded by the exons CATTTGAAGATGATGCGATTGCTGTTcctgtgtctgctgctgctgctgccagctgcTACTG ctgTTTCAGAGGAGATCGAAGGATCCGCTGATG atctggatgatgatgatgaggatatGTTTGTGCAAAAGATAGAACAAG ATCAGAGTGCAGAGCTTCACAACCAAGGTGCAGATAAAACTACAGGTGTAGAAGAATCGCCAA GTCAGCTCACCCTGATTATCATCATCGTAGCTGTGGTTGTGTTGACTCTTTCAGGCGCTGCAATAGTCA CCACACTGTTAGTAAGACGCCACATGAAGAATCGGGAGCGAGG gatCTACTTCGTGCCTACAGAGCAGGACCAGAAAGGGGCTGTCTAG
- the si:dkey-262k9.2 gene encoding uncharacterized protein si:dkey-262k9.2 isoform X3 → MMRLLFLCLLLLLPAATAVSEEIEGSADDLDDDDEDMFVQKIEQDQSAELHNQGADKTTGVEESPSQLTLIIIIVAVVVLTLSGAAIVTTLLVRRHMKNRERGIYFVPTEQDQKGAV, encoded by the exons ATGATGCGATTGCTGTTcctgtgtctgctgctgctgctgccagctgcTACTG ctgTTTCAGAGGAGATCGAAGGATCCGCTGATG atctggatgatgatgatgaggatatGTTTGTGCAAAAGATAGAACAAG ATCAGAGTGCAGAGCTTCACAACCAAGGTGCAGATAAAACTACAGGTGTAGAAGAATCGCCAA GTCAGCTCACCCTGATTATCATCATCGTAGCTGTGGTTGTGTTGACTCTTTCAGGCGCTGCAATAGTCA CCACACTGTTAGTAAGACGCCACATGAAGAATCGGGAGCGAGG gatCTACTTCGTGCCTACAGAGCAGGACCAGAAAGGGGCTGTCTAG